Genomic window (Geotrypetes seraphini chromosome 6, aGeoSer1.1, whole genome shotgun sequence):
CACAAAGCAGAAGCTCAGTGGGTCATGGCTGAACAAGGGCATCCAGTCCTATGCTTCCCAGTTTGGTTCTTCAACTGTAGAAGCaatccgcttttgcattcttggctgtggccatgagatccatgtcTGGTCTTCCCCAACCCTGCACAATGAGGGTGAACACCCTCTGGGACAGAGACCACACCCTTGGATTCAGAACCTGTCTGCTGAGAAAATTGGCCTGGATGTTCTCTACTTCTATCACATGGGCAGTCGAAAGGGCTTGTAAGTGAACTTCCATCCACTGGAACAACATcttatactcccccccccccctcccggacaCTAAGATCTCTCAATCAAATTCGGTTAGTAGCTCCAACATTTAGAGAGAGATTTTTAGATTCTATTCGAAATTCAATTTTTTCAGTTCAATGTCCTGAATTATGGAATCTGCTGCCTAGCAATCTTGGACTTCAAACCTCactcaatgattttaaaaaagaccgcaagacttttttttattttgagatgTGTTCTCCTAGATACCCGAACTTTTAAATCTTATAAAACAGGATACCTATGACGAGCAACTAGACTGCCCCCCATGACCCTTCGTGTTTTTCCCTTCCCTCACTTTTCTATTATAAATTGAAGTTCTTTCCTTTTACCCTTTTGTGTTATatgttatttttaaatacttttggttaaatttaaattttattgatgTTAATTTTATTGTAAGTTGCACAGTTACTATGTGATTTGCGGGATAACAGaaaacaataaacttgaaatttgaaacatCTGTGCCTCCAGTCTTAGGGGAGTGCTTCTGGTGCCTCTTTGTGTGTTTATATAAGCTACCGTTGTGGTATTATCCAGAAGCACCCTGAGTGCCTTCCCTGCCAGGAAAGGCTATAACTCCTTCAGCGCCAAATGAACTTCTCAGTTCTAGACGATTTATGGACCACCTGGAAAGAAGAGAGCCCTGGAGTGGCTGCATATGAGCTCTTGCACAGGGAACAACTTCCAGGGCAGCTGCCAGCAGGCCCAGCACATGAAGATAATGCCAGGCAGTGGGGCTCGGTAAGGCCAGAATTTCTAAGATCTGCTTCCTGAGCTCCTGTTTGCGTGACTCAGGAAGAAAGACATGGCCTTGCTCCATGTCAAAACAGACGTCCAGATATTCCAAGCACTGAGTTGGCTGAAGTTGACTATTTCGGAAGCTATCCAGTCAAATTTCTGGAGATTTACCACCTGCCGCACCTCGTGCTCACCTTCCCACTGTGAGGGTGCTCTGATCAGCCAACCGTCCAGGTAAGGATACACCTGGATGACCATCCTGCGTAGGTGAGCCGCtacaactaccatcaccttggtaaataTTCATGGAGCTGTGGCCAAACCGAAAGGGAGCGCCACAAACTGGAAGTGTCTCTGAAGGACGTGGAATCTTAGATATTTTCTGTTATCCAGAAGGATGGGAATGTGAAGATGCACCTCCATCAAATCCAGAGGCTGGGAACTCCCCATGAGCTACCACCACTATAACAGAGCAGACCATCTTCATGTGAAAGCAGGGGCTTTTTAGTGCCTCGTTTACAGACTTCaaatccagaatgggcctccaatCTTTTGTGCCCTTTTTGGGCACTACAAAATATACACTGGACCATGGCCTCCTTTTCCAGTTAGCTGGCTGGAGAGTTAAGGGAACAGATCAAGAGGGGGCTGAGAAAACTCAGTCTTGTCCAGAATATTGTCCAGAATCCAACAGTCTGACGAAATCTGTTCTCATTTCCTCCAGAAAGCCAATAGCCGcttgccaatgtgaggaagggcGGCCATCGCCCTAGCATcattgtgggtttttggtggctGAGCCACCGCAGGAACCCGAGGGCTGCTGGTGCCTATAACTGTCAATTCTCTGTCTGAACTCCTGGAAGGGCCTTTGAGAAGAGCACCCAGAGGAAACTGGCGGGGACACCTAGAGGTACTAAAActgcctctgctgcccccggcGGATTGATGACCTCTGCTATTCAGGAGGGATTTGGGACTGcgatctgccacactggccatgagCATGTCTAAacctttgccaaaaagcatctgcccCTTAAAGGGTAATCTGCTTAACAAAgatgtatgctggtagggctagtctcagttagggcactggtctttgaccagagggccgctgagTGAGTGGACtgatgggcaggatggaccactaaTCTGacgcagcagcggcaattcttatgtttttatgagtggCCTTGATCCAGAGCAATTGGCAGGCAGAAACAGAGAAAGCCGAAACCTTACTCAtaactgatgatgtcataaagaACATCGGCCACATAGTCTACTCCCTCCTTAATCATGTGGAGACATGTGTCCCCCAGCTCTGAGGGACTAGTCCACAATCTTGTATGACAGGCACATGTCATGAAGGAGTCAGCTGCTGCAGCTTTGATACCCAAAGCCAGGgcttcaaactgtcttttaaggaccaaatctaacTTAAGGTCTTGTGCGTACTTTAGCATCACTCCAACCTCACTTGGAAGGGAGGTGCACTCAGTTACATGTGCTACTGCGGAATCCACTTTTGGCTGAAAAAAACAACTGTTGGAAGTCCAGAGCCATAGGATAGAGCCTAGACATAGCTTTGGACACCTTTAGAGAGTCTTCAGGTGACTCCCATTGGTCAGTGACTAAGGAGGTGATGTCTGAATGAGCAGGAAAAAGTTCATCTATTCATTAGTGTCACTCATAACGGAACACAGAGGTAGAAGGCTGCTGGGACTCAAGCTTCAATGCAGAGAGGGTGTCAGAAATGACACGGGAATCAGAAGCCAATATGAAAAGGTGATGCACTGAGGGATTGTCACCATAATTCGCAGCTGTCACTGCCTCCTGACCCCAAAAGGCATTCCAAATCATCCACAGACGCAGCCTgtgtgatttagggctccttttacgaaggcgcgttagcggtttagcgcatgtaatagcacgcgctaaatcgccggctgtgctagccgctaccacctcctcttgagcaggcagtagttttccagctagcatgggggttagcgcgtgctgaaaagtcgctagcgcggtttcgtaaaaggagcccttagtgttaatCATTAAAAGATTAATAAGCATAGAAATACATTCAGTGGCCTTTTTACTAACAATTTTTCCCTTTAATGCTATGGGAAAAATGCTTAGTACACAGGGCCTTGAATGTTCTACTCCATTAAATATTAGGTAAAACTATTTGTTTAGAATATAATGTAAAAATGGCTATAGCTTTTTAACAGTAGAAGCTGAAGATTAGAGAGTTGAAAATGTATTTTGTATCCCATATCTTCCCTTAAACAGTTAAATGCAAAATTTCCTTTCCAGCTGTACTCTTGATATCTCAGTGCTTACATAGCTAATACGCCACCTACTGCAAAACTGAGCTGACAGCTCAAGCGATGCTGCCAGCATTTCCATTCCATCTCCGTGGCAGAGCTGAATAacgtgcatttttttatttttcttttaaaacaaacaagagCAAGACCCGAGAGCTATCTTAACACCCTGGTTCATAGAATGGAACGCAAAATacacagaaaagacaaagaaTGGGAAGATAAATGCAATAATACTGAAGACTCTGAAACAAGCATGAACTGTAAAACATCTCTGATTACCCTCAATGTTGGTGGATATCTGTATATCACACAAAAACAAACGTTAACCAAGTATCCTGATTCATTCCTTGAAGGTGTGGTGAATGGTAAAATTCACAGCCCAATTGATGCAGATGGGCATTACTTTATAGACAGGGATGGACTGTTGTTTAGACACATTCTCAACTTCCTACGAAATGGAGAACTTTTATTACCTGAAGGCTTTAGAGAAAATCAACTTCTGGCACAAGAAGCAGATTTTTTTCAGCTGAAGGCATTAGCTGATGCAATGAAAGCAAGGTGGGAGAAAGAACAGCAAGCAGCAAGAGAGACCACATTT
Coding sequences:
- the KCTD4 gene encoding BTB/POZ domain-containing protein KCTD4, translating into MERKIHRKDKEWEDKCNNTEDSETSMNCKTSLITLNVGGYLYITQKQTLTKYPDSFLEGVVNGKIHSPIDADGHYFIDRDGLLFRHILNFLRNGELLLPEGFRENQLLAQEADFFQLKALADAMKARWEKEQQAARETTFLEITDNHDRSQGLRIFCNAPDFITKIKSRIILVSKSRLDGFPEEFSISSNVIQFKYLIKSENGTRLVLKEDNTFICTLETLKFEAIMMALKCGFRLLTSLDCSKGSIVHSDALHFIK